A genomic window from Vitis riparia cultivar Riparia Gloire de Montpellier isolate 1030 chromosome 18, EGFV_Vit.rip_1.0, whole genome shotgun sequence includes:
- the LOC117906149 gene encoding uncharacterized protein LOC117906149 yields the protein MHSAMASFHSKTAPVFQKHYTEPSCRYTGINDGRIGIKGCGKSWRINIGKTRLFKGGRGSVVQCCSSSSTPSAEDQRVLRLVGKVGLREKPEYGKDQFGCLVNEYGWKVRRLVEEDGEMRKVAQVQAQAFHVPVALFNDLFFEFFQAEVLSGLVYKLRNSPPDRYACLVAEPAAETQQEVVGVVDVTALRDEAVLQHLGGAEEYLYVSGIAVLNDFRRQKVATALLKACDMLSILWGFEYLVLRAYEDDLGARKLYSNAGYSVVSGDPPWTSTWLGKKRRVVMVKRSNLLALRP from the exons ATGCACAGTGCCATGGCTAGTTTTCACAGCAAAACTGCCCCAGTATTTCAAAAACACTACACAGAACCTTCATGTAGATACACAGGAATCAACGATGGTAGAATTGGAATCAAAGGTTGTGGCAAAAGTTGGAGAATCAACATAGGGAAAACAAGGCTTTTCAAGGGAGGAAGAGGGTCTGTGGTGCAATGCTGCAGCTCTTCTTCAACCCCATCAGCTGAGGATCAAAGGGTATTGAGGCTGGTTGGGAAGGTTGGGTTACGCGAAAAACCGGAGTATGGTAAGGACCAGTTTGGCTGTTTGGTGAATGAGTATGGCTGGAAGGTGAGGAGATTGGTTGAGGAGGATGGTGAGATGAGAAAGGTAGCTCAGGTTCAAGCCCAAGCTTTTCATGTGCCTGTGGCCCTCTTCAATGATCTATTCTTCGAGTTCTTTCAG GCTGAAGTGCTTTCTGGGCTTGTTTACAAACTTAGGAACTCACCTCCAGACAG gtaTGCATGCCTGGTTGCTGAGCCTGCTGCTGAGACACAGCAGGAGGTTGTGGGGGTGGTGGATGTCACAGCATTGAGAGATGAAGCTGTACTTCAGCATCTTGGAGGAGCTGAAGAATATCTTTATGTGTCTGGGATAGCGGTTTTGAACGATTTCAG GAGGCAAAAGGTAGCCACAGCTTTGCTGAAAGCTTGTGACATGCTCTCTATTCTATGGGGCTTTGAGTACCTGGTCTTGAGAGCTTATGAAGATGATTTGGGTGCTCGAAAACTGTACTCAAATGCAGGCTATTCAGTTGTCTCAGGAGATCCGCCATGGACAAGTACTTGGTTGGGGAAAAAACGCCGAGTTGTAATGGTCAAACGCTCTAACCTTC TGGCATTGAGGCCTTGA